gcaatgtcataatcatttgcatagatacttactttgggaagactagtatcggacaagacctatgaaaccttactgtaagagatgaaagtctgtcataagtaaatttcattaaattattagacactaaatcctcaatacctgagtgatttgagattacttgtttgagaactggttgctttgacgttgaccaaccgtcgcaccgtaaaaggaggctataaaggcaacgctcaggtaatcacctatcaaacgaagtctaatctcaagatcgaaagattgggattgtcctcccataaatcgggatgagatgcttaaaagttgtacaaggccactcggagagctagaaactgtgaaatgcatggccgtgctcggatgaatcataggctatgattatctgtttatttgatcagttgaactctgaaaccgaggaacacctctggacataataaggatgacaactcttaccttatgttcaagagcaagcatcgagcgacaaaggaattaggaaatgcacacttgtccctaaggacaagtgggagactgaaggaaataatgcccttggtccaagtatgcattctatgataagtctaataaatgcggttcagtattaattaacaagttaataattcagtgagatcaagtgagctgaatgcctagctagaggccgcttcagttcaagtggaattaatgatattaatccacagcttactcttgactgaacccgtagggtcacacaaatagtacgtaaacggatcaagtatttaatagcattaaatactccatctatgaatattcggaaccgacggatcttggtttcagtgggagctaagatcgtcacaggcaagaaatgaatactccggaaacgatgatattgccggaaacggaaatacggatcgtatcggaaatataaatattatccaagtcgtagatgttgccggaaacggaaacatggtacgtatcggaaaatattatcggaaatggaaatattgccagaatcggaaatattgccggaaacggaaatattgtcaaaatcggaaatattaccggaatcggaaaataattccggaaacggaaatattaaatatttgttcgaaacggaaattaattccggaatcggaaatattaaatattgttcgtatcggaaatgaattccggaatcggaaaatttaatcggaagcgcatcgtacgaataagcatcggacgaggcctgccggacgaggcccagcacgaagccaggccatcgcccagcaagccaagcgcgccgcacaaacagcaaggccaggcccagcaggctgcgcgcagcgcgcagcgcgcacagcgcgcacagcgcgcgcagcgcgcagcgcgcgcgggcgctgagtgggctgctactcgcgcgcacgcatgaggcccatcgtggctgtcgtgcgtgtgtgtgcaagtgtttgtgttcgtgcacgtttcctaaaacatgcagagttcggttaatgattaaattcctaattctatttgataaattaattaaattagagttcttgtaggattctaggtttgattaatttgtatctgaataggatttcgattccctttccataccgctataaatatgaggctagggctcacaatttataacacaagtttcaaagtattcaaagtgagtttttgagagaaatttcaaacacacatcttgctcaaattgccgaaattttctagtaccttaagggcgattctagttggtcaatcttaaggcggatccggacgtgctgtggactatctacggagggacgacacttggagtcctaaagacttgttcttgttcggttcgggcgcagctagggaaggcacgcaacaaagagtatgcatctattctatgctaaatgattatgtgtaaataatatgttttcctgggttttatggtttttccgcatgatttatgaattgtcatatgtatcataacctaacatgtacCTGCAGTACATCATATAGAAGAATCTCAGTCTTGGGACTAAAGCATTTCAAATAAACACCTTTTACATAGTACTAAGCCATTAGAATCAAAACTAAATCTTATGCCAAAACTCAAATAACAGACATTCAACTTTTGGAGAACATAGATTGTTTATTTTCCACAACATTTTGCAAGTTTTGTGACCAATTCGAAGAACCCACGTATCCACATTAAACACCAATGATCAACAGACTGCCCTCTGGAGTTCTCTTCCTGCAAGTCTTTTGAAGCCAGGACAGGTACTCATTTTTGGTGAATATTCCCTCAATTCataatattactccctccgtcccggaatacttgacctgttttccttatcgggccgtcccttaatatttgacctgtttttaaaaatggaaatattctaacaatattatattatttctcactccacccctattaacccacctaccccctactccatacaaaaaataattaaaaattcaacccctactctcccccaaccccaccactttacacattttccactacctacattaaaataataccccactatcaactactacctattaaattaaataagtcaattcaagtcccttaaactctgtgccggtcaaaccgggtagagtattccgggacggagggagtagtatttttCTCAAATCTGTTATGGTTGTATAATTTTTATCAGGTAATGCTTAGGAGAAGAGACTCAGCATCCTTAGTTGCAGGAGAAGCAACTACAGCTGCAAATCTTGTCAAGTGTATAGAGTAAGTTGTTCATAGTAATCTCTAAACATAACTTAATTTGGTATTAAATTAAGCTCCTATAGTTAATTAACACACATTTTGTTTCACTCAGCATGTTTGCAGATCTATGTTCCTTTGCTTCACCACAAATCCTCATGTCTCTCTTGCAAAGTTCACACCAAGTCATTGATCAACAAAGCTCCTCAAAGGAAAAACTTCTGATATTACACAACAATTCTTCATCACAAAGCAACGATAAGCCTAACACAGCACCACCACCACTTTCCCTCAATGGAAAAACAACACGAAATCCTTAAAGCCACCACCAGAACTAAGCTTGGGTGATAAGTTTGAATGGTCTAATAAAGGCCAAGGAATGAATGACACAAAAGAGGTCAGACTAATCCTATTGAAAGAATCGCGATCATGGTTCTTGAGGTTCTTTGATGCAACATTAGATAGTGGTTTTCGAGTGGAGAAGAAGAAATGCATTAAAGATAGCTTTGAGAGGAGATCAAATTCATGATACGCATGCTTAATGATTTTCTAAAAAAGATAGTTGTATAACCTTTTGTATAGTACATCATTTGTTGCGAATCAAAAAGAGAAAGAAGAATCTCTCTCTCTATTCAGAAGATGCAGATACTCTATAGTTCAAATTCAGAAGATGCAACTTTCGTTTTGTGCTTATCAAGGTTTTATGAGTCTGATTTTTAATTTGAAGCTGCAGCCAGGGCTGCTATCACATCATTTGTACATTACAATTCTCGTGCATATAAGGTTAAGTGTAGAGAAGGGAACACGCAGACAAAAAATAGGCAGACAAAAAACTTTTGCAAGAGTCACGCAAACAAATATTAATTATGGCAGAAGTCTTTATAAAAGAGATCTGAGAGCTAAGATAAATTCAAAAGTATCCATGGGAAAGAAATTATGCACCAATGCAGGAAAGAATGGGAAATCAGGTAAAGTCAACTCTGCTAAGTACTGCTGAAAATCTCACAATTAAGATCACTGATATATACCCTTGTGAATTATTCAATTTCAAACCCAAAAGAGACCAAACACCTGCAGGACATCGTTGTTTCTCCAACATTTCATTTGAGCATCTATAGCTGGGAGCCATCAATACAGATAGAAAGCCACTAACAGTGCATATTCACCATATCAACTAATTACTGGTGTTTTGGTAATAGAACATCTAGACATGTTTGAATGGTGACATATACGAAGTGCATATAAGGTTAAGTGTAGAGGAGAGAATTAGTTACCCAAAAATTCAGCACAGACATAAGGTCCAAGTCTGAGATGAACATAGAGTCCAGCTTTCTGAACCATCTTTAAGAATCTAGCCAAATCATATCTTCCTTCAAAATTGTACtaaaacaaattcaattcaaccAAATAAAAAAGCCCAGGGTATtatgaataaaaaaaacagTATTTCCTTCCTGTTAGTCTGTTACAAAATTCAGTTCTGAATGTAATACATAATTTTTGTTGTTAACTTACTGATATTTCACCCTTGTCTTGGCTTTGTTCCTGCAAACAACGAACCTAGGTTTGCATCCAGAAATACACGAATTCATCAGTTTTCATTGcaaaaaaatcatcaaattctGCAAATTCCACAAACATTAAGCCTAGAAATAAGAAATTTACAAAATGACATTTATGTCAATTTATTTATAATGACAATCTCAAATTTCATGCCCCGGTTGTACGGTGTACCATCTCAAAATTTCTCTTTACATGTGAGGAGAAACTGTGACAGGGACCACCAATGAGTATAAAAATACCTTGGAGACACAGTGCAACCAGAGtttacctaataattttcaataAAACCATACTCTAATGTAGTAAAAGAAAgttgtgattttttttaaaaggcaAGATGAAGTGTCATATTAGGTCATAATTCCATACGACTTAATCTGGCCCGAATAAACAGGTTATACGCTTTAAGAATGAAAAATGATAATAGGAAACCCTCTCAAAGGGCCCCTAGTGGGAAATAAACCCCCAATCTTTTGATTGGAAGGTGAAACCTTTTCCACTAGGCAGAGACATTGGTAGGTAAGAAGGTTATGATAATTGTTCTAGTATATGAAGTGACATATTGTAGACAAGAGTCTTATACAAAGTAGAAAATAAAGTAGAAAGAGTATACCCAAACACTAAACAATTTGTTCGGTACCATTGAGATCTTGACCTGGTAGAGTATGGTTCAAATGTTTGACGGTCTAGTTCAATTCGAATGCAAGACTCATAGTACCGAAAGCCCAGACCATTTCCCAAAACTTACAGCAAACCTATCCAGTCTTTTAAGTAAATATTCCATGACCAAATCTTGACAAAATACTGAAAGCATTCTAAGGTACCACAGATCATCAGTAAATATGGCACTTTCCCCCTGAAAGAACATGATTATGAACTGTTTACTGCCAGAAAACACCAGAAATCTCATGAATCATACTAAGTTGGTATTTTGGATGTTAATAAGATGGCAGTTTGCATTAGTTAATAGTAACACAGAACAAAAATTTACCAGTGTAGTACATACAGATTAGGGCTCCACTGTATTATTGCTGCACAACACAATAATATAAAGATTGCTGCAGAAATGTCAGAAAATACTTTATAAGAATCACAAGAGAAGCTTGAATGTAGCAGAATAGAAAGACCCCACATATAAATATTCATTCAATTTTCAAACAAGAGTACTACTCCACAAAAACTACCATCACTTGGTAAAATGGTATCTCTAaaacttttttcctttttttacaGCCTTGAAAATTTAACATATTACTGTATCTGATATCATTTCTTCTCTTCTCTACTACAAGTACTTGGTACTATCTCCTTCTAACTTGCAATAATTGGTACCAACCATATACACATTTCATTGTTTATATAATCTACTcttaacaacaacaataataataataatactaacaTATGATTTAATTTAATCACTGTTCTGGGATATGACTTCGCCGAACTTGAGGAAGAGCTGAGCGTCCGAGGTGCTCATTGTAGGGCAGTTGACCATGTGAGAAGCTTTGAGATTTGCATACTCGTTCATGTATAGCGGCATCTGAGATGGCGGTAGTGGTGGTAGTGGGGATAGAGCTATTTGTTTAACCGGCGATTCAGGGACAAAGCTAGTGAGCACACGGGTAACTTCATGCATCGTGGGTCGGTCACCTGGCTGCTTCTTGGTGCAGAGGAGCGCGAGTTGGAATACCTTCTTAATGACTGCTAGATCCTTGCAGGTGGCTGTGATCTCGGGATCGACTGTTTCCATGACTGCATTATTCGCCGTCTTGGATAAAATCTACACAGTTGGAGTTAAAATATTTTCAGAGGTTAGCTAGTCAATAGTGAAAGCAGGCAATATACGCGTGAGAAAAtaggggtgttcatcggtccaaacccggaccggaccgaagacgGAATTTTGATAATTCAAGACCCGGAGACCGGACCGAACCGGAAAAATCGGTCCAAAACTCGGACCGGACCAATTTGGACCGGTTGTAGATctatttcaatatttttttttattttttctaaatggATAAAATATATCTTGCTTACATAATGTACCGATTTAAAAATTATGGTAAATGAtaagagtataaaactaatattgGGGCTCCAACCATCAGCTTagagattagttttatactctatcagtaaaaaagacaaaaaaaaccaATTGTTTAAGGCCTTTTTCTGaaagctaaaataaaatatatcacaatataataatatttaCACCAtattaaaggaaaaaatatctttttaaatagtttatactatatttttttaaggaaaaaccGGTCCGGTCCAAAACTCGTTTTTAAAGGGTTTTGAACCGGACCGGACAAAAGACCGGAAAATGATATTTCTCGACCTGGAGACCGGATCGATTGCCTCCGGTCCGGAACGGTCTAGGTCGGTCCGGACCAATTTTCGCAAACCCTATGCATGACCATGATTgaacaaaaataaaatgtaaGATGCAAAACTGACCAGATGATGCAGATTTGATTCATTGTCAACAGCTTTTCTTCCAGTGAGCAACTCAAGCAGAACAATCCCATAGCTGTAAACATCAGACTTCTCAGTGAGGCGAGAAGTGCGAGCATACTCAGGATCAATGTAACCAATTGTGCCCATAACATAGGTTGATGTGTGTGATTTTGAGACACACACAGTCTTTGCAATACCAAAGTCGGTGAGATGTGGTTCAAAGTCCTTGTCAAGTAAGATGTTAGATGACTTCACATCCCTGTGGATTATACGAGGGCTACAATCATGGTGAAGATATGCAAGCCCCTGTGCTGCTCCTAATGCTATTCTAAGACGAGTTTCCCAGTCCATCTTTTTCTTCTTTGCATGCCCTGGTTAAAGACAGATTAAACAGAAGGCAGAAAAACTCAAGACCTGATTTAAGCAGAGTTTAGTGCAAAATGATGGAGAAAATCACTGTCAGACTAACTAGCACAAACTAGCACAGAGGAAACAAAAAGGGAGGAATCATATAGTGGGGAACACAAGTTTCTAATGGAACTCTCTACCAACTCAATAGcaacaccaaataataatagaCAACTAAATTAGGTCACGTGCACGCAgggatattataaaattataatttgaccatttttttataaagtatttGAGTAACAAAGAATTGTTCGAAAATAAATTAGCATGAAGTATAAAAGATTATGAATTAATAAAGTTTTTGTCAAATATACTGAATCTTCTCcacacaaaaaaagaaaaaaagttttggcgggaaaaagtTTCAACAAGAAGTGACACATGTAATTCCTGGTGCCTGTTTTAATATAATGTAATGTAATAGATCACACAAAGTAGAAACTTGTCACACGGAGCTTGTTATAAAAAATGAGACGTGGCAGATATCTAGTTAAAGCTTGTCATTCAGAGAGTAAATTAAATTACCATGAAGAAGATCCCAAAGACTCCCATTATCCATGTAATCGTAGAAAAGTAGGTTCCCGGTTGGCGAAAGGGAGTAACCCTGGAGGCTAACAAGATTTCGATGCTTGATACTCCCAACTGTCTCGAGCTCTGTCTCAAATTCTTTGAGAGATTGAGGGTAGTGTGAGTAAAGCTTTTTAATAGCCACGGGTTTGCAGTTCTTCAGCACACATTTGTACACAGTACTCGAGGCTCCATAACCAATTATGTACTTCTCACTCAGATTCTCAGTCATCCTCATGATGTCATCATACACATGTAGTGCCATGTTCATATGAAGTATCACAAGCTTTGGCGAAGAGTAATTGACAACAGCTGAAAATAAGAAGTACTCACACATTAAAACAACGGATGTAGGTGATAACCGAAACATTGTAAATTACTTAATTCATAGAAAAGTTTACTCCTTTAACCCTTAGATGATGCatatagtaaaaaaaaagaacaaaaaggtaTGGCATCCATATTAAGAATAAGTTTGTCCATTAATAAACATGACATCATTCTGCATAAGAACTACTAGTAATCACAGAATTATCATCCTTGTATTGTTACAACATGCTACAGTAGGAAAATATAGCtacatttaaaatataaaaaaaaaagaggcagTGGGAAATATAACCTGGTTTTTCCACAGAACCATCAAAATATGGAGCTGGCTTTTGGGGACGGCAAGCTGCAGCTAATATCATCAATAGAATCACAAGTCCACCCAAAGCAATCCCTAAAATGGCGGCCTTCGGAATAGAAACTGCTGATATACAAAAAAAATACGAGATCTTAGACCAAAAAACACAAATAAAACATCAATTTGGAGATAGAAAGCAATAGCATATGCCTTACCTTTAATCCTAATAGAACCCCGACATATTTTTCAATTTATGTAGGCGATAGGGAGAAGAAAAAggtgcattttttttttggtgtagtaGGAAAACTTGTCATATTCTAAATTGGGTAACCCCACAATGGTTTTAAAACAAAAGATTCAAGTAACAATAGGAGAGTACATACACTACATTGTGAACAGTTATTGAACCATTAAGACAATACAGATCATAAGTCACTCGCTCAAACACTAGAAACGGAATACATGACTTAAAGTCAAAACATTTACCTTTGCTTGGTGCAGGCGGATCATGACATCCTGAACCACGCCAATACCCGCATAGGTTAGGATTTCCAATGAAGCTGTGAACAGTGGGTAAAAATTATCAAATACGAACATGACAAAATCATTAAGAAGTTATTTTGTTAAAGAAAAAACAAGCACAAAAGTATTTGATGCAGTAACAGATATGAACTGTAGCACATTATCTGTTCACAACAAAAAATTACCTGTTAGGTGCGAATCTTGAAAAATTATTGCTTGTAGGTATATCACCAACCAAGTCATTGTAGGACACATTTCTGCATGAAATCAAGTAACTGAGTGATACAATAGAGAGAAGCTGGGTGGGGAGAGGGGGTAAAATATGAAGGCAAATAAATAGAATACTTCTAAATAACCTACAAAGTGGCAAGACTGAGACAATTCTTCAGTGACATCACATCTCCAGATAAATTGTTGTATTCCAAACTCCTGCCATTAATTTTTACAAAGATGTGTCAATACAAATATGAGGGAGCAAGAATTAGTAGTTATCATCTAGCAAACTTACAGAGAGAATAAATTCTGCAGTTGACCCAACTCTTGTGGGATTGTACCATCAAGCTGATTACTAGACAGATCTCTGGAGGACAAGGGAAAAAGTCAGTATGGTGAAAAATCTGTGCAGGAGAAACTACAAAATAAGAACAGTAAAAAAAACTCACATATCAACAATGCTCCTGAGATTGCCAAACTCAGCTGGTATAAGTCCATGTATATGGTTTCTGCTTAAGTTTCTACAATTGAAAGAACGGGattagactattagcaacgtAAATGATGTTTATTATCATTTTATGGGTCAGTATCTCCAGATAGTAAAGCATACAGCTTAAGAAGATGTTCCAAGTCTCCAAGAGGTGACGGAATAGATCCACTGATTTGGTTGTCAGAAAGGTCCCTGAACAAAACAAAATTACCCGTTATCTAGCGGAAACAAGCAAGTTGTACCAAtaagagaaagtaggcatagCAACTTACAGAGTATCAAGATTTCCCATTCGAGATATCTCAAGTGGTATGGGACCTCTTAAATTGTTGGATGACAGATTTCTACAAATGAGCACCCCCGAGTTATGTTAGAAACTTATGCAATCTTGCGCTAAATTTTCGTTAGCTCAAAGAGATAAGAATAACTCACAGGTAGGTCATACTCTCCAGTCTTTGGAAGGCAGCTGGAATAGTTCCATTCAACTTGTTCCCATGCAGATTACTGTCACATAACAGAAGAAATATGTCATGATCAAATGTCCGGGACATTGAATTGTAGAGGAACAACATCAAGATTGTAACTCACAGACTATTGAGATTAGCACATGAACTAAGATTTCCAGGTATGGGCCCTTCAAGATTGTTGTTTGCGATATTCCTGATGAAATAATTTCAAATTAGAAGCTTGAAGTGATTAGAGCCATCGTTGATGAATAGAAAAAAGTGTGCAACAACTTACAGGTCAAACAAGTCTGTAAGCTTCCCTAACTCTGGTGGAATATGGCCAGTAAGATGGTTATCATTCAGTTCCCTGAGTATTTAGATGCAAGGAAGTATGATCCATCATTAGTATGCGTTAATATAGATATATCATTTCAATATAAACGTAGCAGCAATTAAGGGAATTGTGATGAAAAAATCTGGCAATTATTGAGCCCACGAATACGTACAAGTAATGAAGTTTTGTCATGTTTCCGAGCTCAGGAGGAACTGTACCAGTTAACTTGTTACCATGCAAATATCTGCAAAATACATCAAGTCAATCAACAACCCATAAAGAGTAAACATGGCACATCCTGTAGCTCTCCGAAGTaaaacaaaataattgtagATAAACTGACTAAGAAGGATATAAGATAACAAGTAAAAGACACAAAACAAAAGAGTTACGCAGATACTTACAGCTTCTCAGTGTAGCTTAAATTCCCCAATATTGGAGGGATTGTCCCAGTCAACTGATTGAAGCTCAAATCTCTGAGGGGGTAAAAGAACCACAAATTAACAATGATAAAGGGGGTAAAATAAGAACCAAAATTACTCAGTGTGTAACAAAATTAACTGTTATCATGATAATGTAATAGGAATCATCAATATGACAACAAAATCCAGACATTAACTTCGAATAAGCAATATGCATGAACTTCAGAGGGTACTTACAACACTGCAAGTGCCTGCATCAAGCCAATAACAGAAGGAATCTCCCCTGAAAATTGATTTCCTTGCAATGACCTATGCAATTACAGAAAAAAATCACTTGGATAAGTACGTGTAATTAATAAGAAATGTCGATAATTAGAGGAAGCTTTTGTGTGATCATACAAGGTTGCAACTTGCAAAAAACCTATGTTGAATGGAATTTCCCCAGTAAGCTGGTTGTATGACAGGTCCCTACAAGAGAAAAGAATGAGAAAGATTCATTTGAGTTATGATGCTGCAAAATATACATGAGCAATCACGAAGATTAGTGACGTACAATACTTGGAAGGCCGTGCAATTGCCTATACTCTGGGGTATACTTCCAGTCAAACTGTTGTTTCTAACATCACTGTAACAATCAGAGgcaaaaataatattaaaattcaAGTCGGTGACAAAAATATCGTAGAGTAAAAAAATACAGGTGACTTACAAGTACCACAACCCAGTTAGCTGACACATATCAGGTGAGAGTGAACCGCCCAATTTGTTGCCACGAAGCCCACTATATATCATTGAATCATGGAGCAGATTAGATATAAGCACAAGTGTGCATGAATATTGCTCCATAAAAAGATTCAGTGAAGTGCTGGTATTGAACTTACAGAAATTGCAAAACCTCATTCCAATAAATAAGCCGAGGAATTTCACCCGTCAAAGAGTTCTGGGCTAGGTCTCTGAACAAATATGAAGGTAAGATTTCTTTAGTCAAATTCTTGAACAGACAGCACACGAAAAAGTGCTACAGAGCACGGGATTGCAACTCAAAAGGAGGACAAGAATTTTACAGTATTTTCAAGTTTGGAATCTGAGAGAGGGTGGAAGGAATTGGGCCTGTCAGTTGATTATTCTTCAAAAACCTGAAAAACCGTTGACAAGGAAAAGTAGGTGAACATTGTTCTATACCCTGATAAACCTACCAATTCAACATAGTATGAATGCTTACAGATACTCCAATT
This sequence is a window from Spinacia oleracea cultivar Varoflay chromosome 1, BTI_SOV_V1, whole genome shotgun sequence. Protein-coding genes within it:
- the LOC110795094 gene encoding LRR receptor-like serine/threonine-protein kinase ERECTA isoform X2; this translates as MEVGFFSGFQQWRQFFATWVFLGSLLLCSLGSVDSDDGATLLEIKKSIRDVDNVLYDWSDSPSADYCVWRGVTCDNTTFNILSLNLSGLNLDGEISSAIGDLKSLQTIDLSRNRFSGQIPDEIGDCSTLETLDLSFNELYGDIPFSISKLKQLEYLFLKNNQLTGPIPSTLSQIPNLKILDLAQNSLTGEIPRLIYWNEVLQFLGLRGNKLGGSLSPDMCQLTGLWYFDVRNNSLTGSIPQSIGNCTAFQVLDLSYNQLTGEIPFNIGFLQVATLSLQGNQFSGEIPSVIGLMQALAVLDLSFNQLTGTIPPILGNLSYTEKLYLHGNKLTGTVPPELGNMTKLHYLELNDNHLTGHIPPELGKLTDLFDLNIANNNLEGPIPGNLSSCANLNSLNLHGNKLNGTIPAAFQRLESMTYLNLSSNNLRGPIPLEISRMGNLDTLDLSDNQISGSIPSPLGDLEHLLKLNLSRNHIHGLIPAEFGNLRSIVDIDLSSNQLDGTIPQELGQLQNLFSLSLEYNNLSGDVMSLKNCLSLATLNVSYNDLVGDIPTSNNFSRFAPNSFIGNPNLCGYWRGSGCHDPPAPSKVSIPKAAILGIALGGLVILLMILAAACRPQKPAPYFDGSVEKPAVVNYSSPKLVILHMNMALHVYDDIMRMTENLSEKYIIGYGASSTVYKCVLKNCKPVAIKKLYSHYPQSLKEFETELETVGSIKHRNLVSLQGYSLSPTGNLLFYDYMDNGSLWDLLHGHAKKKKMDWETRLRIALGAAQGLAYLHHDCSPRIIHRDVKSSNILLDKDFEPHLTDFGIAKTVCVSKSHTSTYVMGTIGYIDPEYARTSRLTEKSDVYSYGIVLLELLTGRKAVDNESNLHHLILSKTANNAVMETVDPEITATCKDLAVIKKVFQLALLCTKKQPGDRPTMHEVTRVLTSFVPESPVKQIALSPLPPLPPSQMPLYMNEYANLKASHMVNCPTMSTSDAQLFLKFGEVISQNSD
- the LOC110795094 gene encoding LRR receptor-like serine/threonine-protein kinase ERECTA isoform X1 — its product is MEVGFFSGFQQWRQFFATWVFLGSLLLCSLGSVDSDDGATLLEIKKSIRDVDNVLYDWSDSPSADYCVWRGVTCDNTTFNILSLNLSGLNLDGEISSAIGDLKSLQTIDLSRNRFSGQIPDEIGDCSTLETLDLSFNELYGDIPFSISKLKQLEYLFLKNNQLTGPIPSTLSQIPNLKILDLAQNSLTGEIPRLIYWNEVLQFLGLRGNKLGGSLSPDMCQLTGLWYFDVRNNSLTGSIPQSIGNCTAFQVLDLSYNQLTGEIPFNIGFLQVATLSLQGNQFSGEIPSVIGLMQALAVLDLSFNQLTGTIPPILGNLSYTEKLYLHGNKLTGTVPPELGNMTKLHYLELNDNHLTGHIPPELGKLTDLFDLNIANNNLEGPIPGNLSSCANLNSLNLHGNKLNGTIPAAFQRLESMTYLNLSSNNLRGPIPLEISRMGNLDTLDLSDNQISGSIPSPLGDLEHLLKLNLSRNHIHGLIPAEFGNLRSIVDIDLSSNQLDGTIPQELGQLQNLFSLSLEYNNLSGDVMSLKNCLSLATLNVSYNDLVGDIPTSNNFSRFAPNSFIGNPNLCGYWRGSGCHDPPAPSKAVSIPKAAILGIALGGLVILLMILAAACRPQKPAPYFDGSVEKPAVVNYSSPKLVILHMNMALHVYDDIMRMTENLSEKYIIGYGASSTVYKCVLKNCKPVAIKKLYSHYPQSLKEFETELETVGSIKHRNLVSLQGYSLSPTGNLLFYDYMDNGSLWDLLHGHAKKKKMDWETRLRIALGAAQGLAYLHHDCSPRIIHRDVKSSNILLDKDFEPHLTDFGIAKTVCVSKSHTSTYVMGTIGYIDPEYARTSRLTEKSDVYSYGIVLLELLTGRKAVDNESNLHHLILSKTANNAVMETVDPEITATCKDLAVIKKVFQLALLCTKKQPGDRPTMHEVTRVLTSFVPESPVKQIALSPLPPLPPSQMPLYMNEYANLKASHMVNCPTMSTSDAQLFLKFGEVISQNSD